The Candidatus Cloacimonadota bacterium genome has a window encoding:
- a CDS encoding PKD domain-containing protein yields MSFMVFNPSAVEPPVDDMTPHSGSKMAACIASTNPPNNDWMITPLINVQEDYQLSFWAKSYTALYGLERFKVGISTTDTNPASFTIISSGNYLEAPIDWNEYTYDLSDYAGQDVYIGINCISNDAFFFLVDDFMVSSGTRKIFSFNFEKNFGLSEGKIEKVRMKNISNQIHRKKDQSLESRDLLGYNVYRDELQINDSIITDLFYDDPALDFGTYQYTVTAVYDEGESIPTNPAEVIIAEEDLKAGFTGTPISGTVPLTVQFTDLSTGNPTSWEWDFGDGETSIEQNPAHEYLSTGSFTVSLTISDGTNESTEQAENYIYVFNDDFLPPTDLQAQINIDDVYLTWLAPGGGGDDEFEENFEQGITPEGWTIAGENTDTSGSIPGFWTVNDFTSSEENIEPIDSYHCGLFWSYDHQDEWLITPEFECSSGMNFEFWSIVFEGSINSDHYYVKVSDDNGSTWDILWDASDLSSGDWNYYSFPYTIDLSSYADQNIKVAFNAVDGPTNDGIWYIWFVDNITASNESRILKFNPEDFTYKSIRNTNNFSKNSNEYFRIKTLKPDTFSYRDLLGYNIYRDGSKINTIAITDLYYNDQDLANGTYEYAVSAVYDGGESVLTSPLEVTISGDISYIYPGDTNNDGDVNETDIEPIGTYWRKQGNPRASLTFNWEGIEHPGGWNEFDAAYADCNGDGEVNITDVLAILLNWGKTHSATQGITISPEMIEAAQDNFIEIYENLGNSENEIKIKNHIADLFGLPQIEFIEQDLLYQNYPNPFNLSNNNSGTNISYQIAKDGYVELSIY; encoded by the coding sequence ATGTCCTTCATGGTTTTCAATCCTTCTGCTGTTGAACCTCCGGTAGATGATATGACACCTCATTCGGGAAGCAAGATGGCTGCTTGTATTGCATCTACCAATCCACCCAATAATGATTGGATGATAACTCCTCTTATTAATGTACAAGAAGATTATCAATTATCCTTCTGGGCGAAATCATATACTGCTTTGTATGGTTTGGAACGATTCAAGGTTGGAATCTCGACAACCGATACAAATCCTGCAAGTTTTACAATAATATCAAGTGGTAATTATCTTGAAGCACCAATTGATTGGAATGAATATACTTATGATCTTTCTGATTATGCTGGTCAAGATGTATATATTGGTATTAATTGTATTTCAAACGATGCTTTCTTTTTTTTAGTAGATGATTTTATGGTTAGTTCCGGAACGAGAAAAATATTTTCCTTTAATTTTGAGAAAAATTTCGGTCTTTCAGAAGGTAAAATTGAAAAAGTTCGAATGAAAAATATCTCAAATCAAATTCATAGAAAAAAAGATCAAAGTTTGGAAAGTCGCGACCTTCTCGGTTACAATGTTTACAGAGATGAATTACAAATAAATGACTCTATTATTACTGATCTGTTCTATGATGATCCTGCTCTGGATTTTGGAACTTACCAATACACAGTAACAGCAGTTTATGATGAAGGTGAATCCATTCCTACAAATCCAGCAGAAGTAATAATCGCAGAAGAGGATTTAAAAGCTGGCTTTACCGGAACACCAATATCAGGAACTGTTCCTCTGACTGTTCAATTTACCGATCTTTCTACTGGAAATCCAACTTCCTGGGAATGGGATTTTGGCGATGGTGAAACCAGCATAGAGCAGAATCCTGCTCATGAGTATTTAAGTACCGGGAGTTTTACTGTTTCTCTTACTATTTCAGATGGAACTAATGAATCGACTGAACAAGCAGAAAATTATATCTATGTTTTTAATGATGATTTCTTACCTCCGACTGATCTGCAGGCTCAAATTAATATTGATGATGTTTATTTAACATGGTTGGCTCCGGGAGGTGGTGGAGATGATGAATTTGAGGAGAATTTTGAGCAGGGAATTACTCCTGAGGGATGGACGATCGCCGGAGAGAATACTGATACTTCAGGATCGATACCAGGATTTTGGACAGTGAATGATTTTACAAGCTCAGAAGAAAACATTGAACCGATAGATTCTTATCATTGCGGATTATTCTGGTCTTATGATCATCAGGACGAATGGTTAATTACTCCGGAATTTGAATGTAGTTCCGGTATGAATTTTGAATTCTGGTCAATAGTGTTCGAAGGTTCGATAAATTCTGATCATTACTATGTTAAAGTTTCAGATGATAACGGATCTACCTGGGATATATTGTGGGATGCTTCTGATCTGTCATCCGGTGATTGGAATTATTACAGCTTTCCTTACACTATCGATTTAAGCTCATATGCCGATCAAAATATCAAAGTTGCTTTTAATGCTGTTGATGGACCAACTAATGATGGAATCTGGTATATCTGGTTTGTTGATAACATTACTGCATCAAATGAAAGCAGAATCCTTAAATTTAATCCTGAAGATTTTACCTATAAAAGCATTAGAAATACTAATAATTTTTCAAAAAATTCTAACGAATATTTCAGGATAAAAACTCTAAAACCGGATACTTTCTCATATAGAGATTTACTCGGCTACAACATCTATCGAGATGGTTCCAAGATAAACACAATTGCAATAACGGACTTGTATTATAATGATCAGGATTTAGCGAATGGGACTTATGAATACGCTGTTTCTGCTGTTTACGATGGAGGAGAATCCGTTCTGACAAGTCCTCTCGAAGTAACGATCTCCGGAGATATTTCCTATATCTATCCAGGAGATACGAATAATGATGGAGATGTCAATGAAACCGATATTGAACCAATCGGTACTTATTGGAGAAAACAGGGCAATCCAAGAGCGTCCTTAACTTTCAATTGGGAAGGAATTGAGCATCCCGGAGGTTGGAACGAATTTGATGCTGCTTATGCGGATTGCAACGGTGATGGAGAAGTAAATATCACCGATGTTCTGGCAATCTTACTAAATTGGGGAAAGACTCATTCAGCGACTCAGGGAATAACGATTTCACCTGAAATGATCGAAGCTGCTCAAGATAATTTTATCGAAATCTACGAAAATCTCGGAAATTCCGAAAACGAGATAAAAATAAAAAATCATATTGCCGATCTTTTTGGTTTACCTCAGATCGAATTTATCGAGCAGGATCTTCTTTATCAGAATTATCCGAATCCTTTTAATCTTTCTAACAACAATTCCGGTACGAATATTTCTTATCAAATTGCAAAAGATGGTTATGTGGAGTTGTCGATTTAC